One region of Paenibacillus polymyxa M1 genomic DNA includes:
- the zwf gene encoding glucose-6-phosphate dehydrogenase: MDSMTFVLFGATGDLAKRKIYPALYNLFVEGKIPASFSVIGMGRREVADEQFQSNVEQSIKDFSRHVNDDRAQMDQFLSAFRYCALNVNHPEDYKKLLQLAEQRENDLGIPGNRMFYLSVAPEFFDVIAHNIRESGLAETKGWKRLIIEKPFGHDLESARELNDRLSRTFAENEIYRIDHYLGKPMVQNLEALKFANPLLQGVWNNQYIANVQITASETVGVEERAGYYDHSGAIRDMVQNHMLQVLMMTAMNKPGHITADQVRDEKSKVMDALRALDPSDIASNVVRGQYTAGEINGKAVPSYKEEPDIGPDSQNDTFISARLWIDNEQWSGVPFYIRTGKRMKEKSTRIVVEFKKDNTDPYAAQGQPTDPNLLIIHVNPDEKVTLRLNSRDPLNNGQLETVLMNYHSEAKDVPEAYERLIFDALRGDSTFFAHWNEVELSWVWVQPVLEAFTRGEVPLHTYAAGSYGPEASDQLLEEQGFTWWLDEKSESSKKAVVRA; encoded by the coding sequence ATGGATTCAATGACATTTGTCTTATTTGGAGCGACAGGGGATTTGGCTAAACGCAAAATTTACCCTGCCTTGTATAATTTGTTTGTAGAAGGTAAAATTCCGGCTTCCTTTTCTGTAATTGGGATGGGGCGTCGTGAAGTGGCGGACGAACAATTTCAAAGTAATGTAGAGCAATCTATTAAGGATTTTTCCAGACATGTGAATGATGACCGTGCACAGATGGATCAGTTCTTAAGTGCTTTCCGTTACTGTGCATTGAACGTTAACCACCCGGAAGATTATAAAAAGCTGCTACAGCTTGCTGAGCAACGTGAAAATGACTTGGGAATTCCGGGGAACCGCATGTTTTACTTATCGGTGGCACCGGAATTTTTTGATGTGATTGCCCACAATATTCGGGAAAGTGGTTTGGCTGAAACAAAGGGTTGGAAACGACTTATTATCGAAAAACCATTTGGGCATGATTTGGAATCGGCACGCGAGCTGAATGATCGCCTGAGCAGAACCTTTGCTGAGAATGAGATTTATCGTATTGACCATTACTTAGGTAAGCCCATGGTTCAAAACCTGGAAGCTTTAAAATTTGCTAATCCATTGCTTCAAGGGGTTTGGAACAATCAGTACATTGCCAATGTGCAAATTACCGCTTCTGAGACTGTAGGCGTAGAGGAGCGAGCAGGATACTACGATCACTCCGGTGCTATTCGTGATATGGTGCAAAATCACATGCTGCAGGTGTTGATGATGACGGCTATGAACAAGCCGGGACATATTACGGCCGACCAGGTGCGGGATGAAAAAAGTAAGGTGATGGACGCGCTTCGTGCCCTTGATCCTTCTGATATTGCTTCCAACGTGGTTAGAGGACAATATACCGCAGGTGAGATCAACGGAAAAGCAGTTCCTTCCTATAAAGAGGAGCCGGACATTGGACCTGATTCGCAAAATGATACGTTCATTTCAGCTCGCCTTTGGATTGACAATGAACAATGGTCGGGTGTGCCGTTCTATATTCGTACCGGCAAACGCATGAAAGAAAAATCCACTCGCATCGTTGTGGAATTCAAAAAGGACAATACAGATCCTTATGCTGCTCAAGGGCAGCCGACCGATCCGAACTTGCTGATCATTCATGTTAACCCGGATGAAAAGGTAACGCTCCGTCTGAACAGTAGAGATCCGCTGAACAATGGCCAGTTGGAGACGGTTCTGATGAATTATCATTCCGAGGCCAAGGATGTTCCAGAAGCCTATGAACGCCTCATCTTTGATGCGCTGCGCGGCGATTCGACCTTTTTTGCTCATTGGAATGAAGTGGAGCTTTCATGGGTGTGGGTTCAACCCGTACTCGAAGCTTTTACCCGTGGCGAAGTCCCGCTTCACACATATGCGGCAGGCTCTTACGGTCCAGAAGCTTCAGATCAATTGTTGGAAGAACAAGGCTTTACATGGTGGTTGGACGAAAAGTCCGAAAGCTCTAAAAAAGCAGTCGTTCGTGCTTAG
- the gnd gene encoding phosphogluconate dehydrogenase (NAD(+)-dependent, decarboxylating) → MQVGLIGLGKMGLNLGKNLIDHKHEVVAYDVNAAAIQEMKEYGAAGASTLEELVQATQSPRVLWIMVPHQIVDSVLDQLQPMLSKGDIIIEGGNSHYKESIARHARLKEYGISFMDAGTSGGMEGARNGACYMIGGDPEAWAVVEPIFRDTAVENGYLYAGKSGSGHFLKMVHNGVEYGMMASIGEGFEVLEKSNFDFDYEQVARVWNNGSVIRSWLMGLTERAFSKDANLDEIRGVMHSSGEGKWTVEEALDLQAATPVIALSLLMRYRSLDADTFNGKVVAALRNEFGGHAVEKK, encoded by the coding sequence ATGCAAGTAGGATTAATTGGTTTGGGAAAAATGGGTTTGAATCTTGGTAAAAACTTGATCGATCATAAGCATGAAGTTGTGGCTTACGACGTCAATGCAGCCGCAATTCAAGAAATGAAGGAGTATGGAGCTGCAGGTGCTTCTACTTTGGAAGAGCTTGTACAAGCAACTCAATCCCCTAGAGTGCTGTGGATTATGGTTCCTCACCAAATTGTTGATTCTGTGCTGGATCAGCTTCAACCAATGTTGTCCAAAGGGGACATCATTATTGAAGGCGGTAATTCTCATTACAAAGAGTCCATTGCTCGCCATGCTCGTCTGAAAGAATACGGTATCAGCTTTATGGATGCAGGAACTTCCGGCGGGATGGAAGGTGCACGCAATGGCGCTTGTTACATGATCGGTGGCGATCCAGAAGCTTGGGCGGTTGTTGAGCCGATTTTCCGCGATACAGCGGTGGAAAATGGGTATTTGTATGCTGGTAAATCCGGTAGCGGACATTTCCTGAAAATGGTTCATAACGGTGTGGAATACGGTATGATGGCTTCCATCGGTGAAGGTTTTGAAGTGCTGGAGAAAAGCAACTTTGACTTTGATTATGAACAAGTAGCGCGTGTGTGGAACAACGGTTCCGTTATCCGCTCTTGGCTGATGGGCTTGACTGAACGCGCATTTTCCAAAGATGCGAACCTGGACGAAATCCGTGGGGTGATGCACTCTTCCGGTGAAGGTAAATGGACTGTTGAGGAAGCGTTGGATCTTCAGGCAGCAACTCCGGTTATTGCCTTGTCGTTGCTGATGCGCTACCGTTCGCTGGATGCTGATACATTCAACGGCAAAGTAGTTGCTGCGCTGCGTAATGAATTTGGCGGCCACGCTGTAGAGAAGAAGTAA
- a CDS encoding SOS response-associated peptidase: MCKRFSLSADLDEVRDHFGIQRVMYYYKTRYNMSPTQHVPIVLHQDGERVLDEFRWGFIPYWGKDCVNADLNTVRVNPSYRKMAETRRCIIPCNGFYYWRKLGKRMCAVRVVLPEQKMFAVAGLYEIWQDSRKEPLRTCTMMTVQANTDIREFDSRMPAILEADQIDSWLDPSIQNIDELLPLLRTYEQGGMSIYPVTPLVANDEHDSRECIQEMDLQWSWIKP; encoded by the coding sequence ATGTGCAAAAGATTTTCGTTATCGGCTGATTTGGATGAGGTAAGGGATCATTTTGGTATACAGCGTGTGATGTATTATTATAAAACACGTTATAACATGAGTCCCACCCAGCATGTTCCAATTGTGCTGCATCAGGATGGAGAACGGGTGCTTGATGAATTTCGCTGGGGTTTTATTCCTTATTGGGGTAAGGATTGTGTTAATGCAGACCTGAATACTGTTCGGGTAAATCCTAGTTATCGGAAGATGGCGGAAACCCGCCGCTGTATTATTCCTTGTAATGGTTTTTATTATTGGCGAAAATTAGGCAAACGCATGTGTGCTGTCCGAGTGGTATTGCCGGAACAGAAAATGTTTGCGGTCGCGGGGCTCTATGAAATATGGCAGGATAGCCGAAAGGAGCCGTTACGCACCTGTACGATGATGACAGTTCAGGCCAATACGGATATACGTGAATTTGACAGCCGGATGCCCGCTATTTTGGAAGCAGACCAAATAGATTCATGGCTAGATCCGTCGATCCAGAACATTGATGAGCTGCTGCCCTTATTACGCACGTATGAGCAAGGTGGTATGAGCATCTATCCGGTGACCCCGCTGGTGGCCAATGATGAACATGA